The DNA segment CCACCTTTGGCGTAGCGGCTTCCTTCCGGAACCTGATGGACCTTGATTTTGAACATCTTACCCTGATTGGTAAAAAGCACCAGATGCTGATGGTTTGTCGTCAGCATGAAGGTATGGATAAAGTCGCCGTCACCAGTCTGAACTCCAGAAATTCCCTTTCCACCCCGACGTTGCGCCGTGTAGTTGGAAAGCGGAGTCCGTTTGATATATCCACGATTGGACAAGGTGATGACAGTCTCTTCGTCAGGAATGAGGTCTTCTATATCAATGGTATCGGGATTGGCCATCAACAGTTCGGATTTACGCGGTGTGGCATAGTTTTCCTTGATCTCGACCAACTCGTCCCGAATAACCCCCTTGAGGACATCTTCGTTTTCCAGAATAGACTTGAAGTATTCAATTTTCTTCATCAGTTCAGTCAATTCTTCCAGAAGTTTGTCTTGTTCCAGCCCAGTAAGCTTCTGCAAGCGCATATCCAGAATGGCCTTGGCCTGAATTTCTGACAATTCAAAGCGTTCCATAAGAGAAACACGAGCTTCGTCAGGAGACCCGGATGCCCGGATCAATTTGACCACTTCATCAATATTATCCAGCGCGATACGAAGTCCCTCAAGGATGTGAACACGCTTCTCGCACTTGTCGAGATCAAACTTGGTACGGCGAATAATTACTTCACGCCGATGATCCAGGAAGTAACTTAAAACTTCTTTCAAATTCAACAACATCGGACGCTTACCAACAACGGCCATCATGTTGATGCCGAAGCTCGTTTCCAATGGGGTGAATTTGTAAAGCGAATTGATGATGATATCGGCAATAGCACCTCGTTTGAGATCCATGACGATGCGGATACCGTTTCGATCCGACTCATCTCGCAAATCAGCTATTCCATCAATTTTCTTTTCATGAACAAGGGCGGCTATTTTTTCCACCAGGCTGGACTTATTCAGGGCAAAGGGAATCTCCTTGATGACAATCGATTCCTTTCTGCCCTTTTTCGCTTCTTCAACTTCAACAACACCGCGAATCTTGATGGAGCCACGTCCGGTGGTGTAGGCATCATACAATCCCTGTCCGCCATAGACCATTCCCCCGGTCGGAAAATCCGGTCCTTTGACATGTTCCATCATCGATTCAACAGTACAGCCCGGATTATCAAGCAAATGGACGGTTCCGTCGATGAGTTCGCCAAGGTTATGCGGCGGAATATTGGTGGCCATACCAACCGCAATACCTGTTGTTCCATTGAGAAGCAGGTTGGGAACTTTGGTCGGCAGGACAGATGGTTCCTGCATGGTGTTATCGTAGTTGGGCCTGAAATCAACGGTTTGTTTTTCGATATCGCCGAGAAATTCCGAGCACAACCGCGCCATGCGAACTTCCGTATAACGCATGGCAGCTGCGGCATCTCCGTCAATCGAACCGAAGTTACCCTGTCCATCGACCAGCATGTCGCGCATGGAAAAATCCTGCGCCATACGGACCAATGCATCATACACGGCCGAATCACCATGTGGATGGTACTTACCGATGACATCACCGACCACTCGCGCGGATTTCTTGTAAGCCCGGTTATGGTAATTTCCTAAATCGTGCATGGCGAAAAGAATACGCCTGTGGACCGGTTTCAGTCCGTCCCGTACATCGGGAATGGCACGACCAATAATGACCGAAAGAGAATACTCAAGGTAACTTTTCTTGAGTTCACTTTCGATGGTAATCGTATCTTTAATCATTCAAATGCCTCCGGCGGCTTAAGAACCCATTATGACGAATTCTTAAGAATCTCCTAAACGTTGTGTTTGCACACCGCCTGACAGAATATGTCAGATTGCCGATTCAACATGGCGGTATGATGGAGCTTCTCTAATTTATACAGACACGAATTCCGTTTCCGGTTTCGTCTCGTGTTTCTCCTGGTGGTATCGGAGCAACCCGACCCTTTTTCAAAGATATCTTCTGTTCCCTGCCTTTTGACGCAATAAAGAACAGTTCAAATGACAATCGAAAAAAATCGGCATGATCTTTTCCCGATTTCTTTTTGTGAAATTAGATATCCAACTCTTGTACTGCAAGGGCGTTCTTTTCGATAAACAACCGACGTGGTTCGACATTATCACCCATCAAGTCTGTGAATATGTCATTTGCCGCCGCAGCATCTTCAATATTAACCTGAAGCATGGTCCTTTTTTCAGGATGCATGGTGGTTTCCCAGAGCTGATCAGGATTCATTTCACCCAGACCTTTGTAGCGCTGAATCTGCCAGCCACGCTGAGCCTCCTCAATCACGGTATCATAGAGTGAGAAAATCCCTTTGACCGGTCTTTCGGAGTCCTTGAACTGCAAGGCAAAATCAAATCCACCGCAGGTTTCCTTCAACTCGTTGAATGTGGTGTACCCACGTTTATAGAGCTTGGAATAAAAGAACTCCATGGCGAGACGGATACGATGCCCATTGGAATTTTCAAAGGTGATGTAAGTCCGATCCTTGTCTAACTCGTAATCGTGTTCGACATCGATGATGACCTTGTACCCAGCCTCCAGGAATGACTCTTTGAATTTCTCAGGATCATGGTCTTCAAAATGGCTGAAAGCAATCCGTTCGGGGTAATTCATCAACGCCTGATATAGACCTATCTCGATCCCTGCGGTCTCTGCTTCGTTAAAGCGACCACGCATAAATCGAATCTTCTCCATGATCTCCATCAACTCTTCGCCGACAAAAACCTTGCCAGCCTCGGTTTTGATGGTCACATCGGTACTGACTTTTTCCATCAAAAAATCATCCAGTTCGATATCATCCTTGATGAATTTCTCAAACTTGCCCCTGTGGGCACGGTACAGAGGCGGCTGGGCAATATAGAGATTACCCCGGTTGATCAGCTCTTCGTACTGCCTGAAGAAAAAGGTCAGGAGCAGGGTACGGATATGCGAGCCGTCAACATCAGCATCTGTCATGATAACGACTTTGTGATAGCGTAATTTTTCGTAATCCTTTTCCTCTTCATCCTGCCCGATACCAATTCCCAGCGCCGTGATCATGGCGCGGATTTCCTTGTTTCCGAGCATTTTGTCCATGCGAGTTTTCTCAACATTGAGAATCTTACCTCGCAAGGGGAGAATAGCCTGGTGTTTAGGATCTCGGCCCTGTTTGGCCGAACCACCTGCCGAATCTCCCTCAACAATGAAGATTTCGGAATCCTCAGGTTTTTTTGATTGGCAGTCCGCGAGTTTACCAGGCAAAGAGTTGTCGGAAAGAGCACCTTTTCGCCGAACCAGATCACGAGCCTTACGGGCTGCTTCCCTGGCTCGGGCGGCATCGACAACTTTTTCAATGATGAAGCGTGCTTCCTTGGGATTCTCTTCAAAGAAAGTATTCAGTTTCTCATAAATAACACCAGAGACGAGACCTGCGGCTTCGGAGTTCCCAAGCTTTGTCTTGGTCTGCCCTTCAAATTGTGGTTCGGGCAGTTTGACGGAAATAACCGATGTCAGCCCTTCACGGACATCATCACCAGTCAATTTCTTGATCAATTTTTTTGGCAGGTCACCGTTTTGGACATATGCATTGATGGCACGAGTCAGTGCGGTCTTGTAACCGGCAAGGTGCGTTCCGCCTTCAATTGTCCTGATATTATTCGCGAAAGTGTAGGTGTTTTCCTTGTAGCTCGAAGTATACTGCAAGGCGAACTCGACAACCATGTTTTCGGATTCACCCTCGCCATAGACGATTTCACCAATCGTATTCTGGTTTGTGTTGATGTCCTTGACGTATTGCTTGATTCCACCGTCAAACTTGAACCTTTCGGCTTCAGCTTCAGGATTTCGCTCATCCTTGAATTCAATTTCAAGGCCCGAATTAAGATACGCCAACTCCTTGAATCGCTTCCTGAGCACATCGTAGTCAAACTGGTTGACTTCAAATATTTCCTCATCAGGCCGAAAACGCTGGCTGGTTCCCGTGGAATCGGCAGTACCCACCTCCTCAAGTTCACCCACGACCTTGCCGCGTTCAAACTTCATCCGGTAGACAGTATCATTTCGTTTGATGGTGGTTTCCATGAATTCGGACAGGGCGTTGACACACGACACACCGACACCATGCAGACCACCGGAGACCTTGTAGGTATCGGAGTCGAACTTACCGCCTGCATGGAGAGTCGTCATGGCCAGTTGGACAGCGGGAACTCCCTCTTTGGAATGAATATCCACGGGAATTCCACGCCCGTTATCTGTCACGGTGCAAGAATTGTCCATGTGAAGGGTAACCTTGATCTTATCGCAGAACCCGGCCATGGCTTCATCGATAGAGTTATCGATAACCTCATAAACCAAATGGTGCAGACCACGGATATCTGTGGAGCCAATATACATGGCAGGCCGTTTTCGAACAGCCTCCAACCCCTCAAGGACCGTAATTGATTCGGCGCTATAGCTATTATCGCTCATCTAAGCATTTTCCTCTGTGTAGTAAGTCTCTTCCTGAATCATCATTGGCATCACGATCACGTTATAGTCACGATCGTCAACACCGGAAACGCCGCAGGGAGCTTCGGTTCCGGTGAGGGTGAATTTCACCGTGTCGGAATTGAAGTGGTTGAGTATGTCTATGAGGTTCCGAGTAGGGAACGCAATACGCTTCATATCGCCGCTGAAGGTGGCGTCAATGGATTCCTGAGCCGTCCCCGTCTCTTGACCTTGGGCCGAGACTAAAACTTCGCTCCCGTCGAATTTAAAGTAGGCGCAGCGATTGGAATCAGTGTTGAACAGGGCGACACGCGAAAGGGCATCCACCATTTCATGACGGTTCACTTCCAGGGTGGAAACATCATCATCATTCAATTTTGCCAGAAAATTCTGGTAGTTGGGATATTGGTAATAGGACAGGGGCAGAGTAAATGTTTCTCTCTGGTCGCCAGTGCGGAAGAAAAGGCGTTTGTCGCTGATTGCCAGCTCTATTTCATCGGCTGTCAGCCATTTTTTCAATTCAGACAGATATTTTTTCTGGATCAGAACGCCTTCTTCCGGGAGCATGGAATAGATATCGTCGTTGACAAAATTGAACATGGCGAACTGGTGACCATTGAGCCCGCAGACTTCCACTTTTTTGACTCCCATGATCTCGCGAGGAACAAGATAGATGCAGGCAATGGCCTCCATGGAGTCTTCATCGGAAATGCAGAATGAGATTTTATCGATAATCTCATGCAAAAAATCACCTGACCAGAAGACGGTTCCCTTCTCGGGAAATGTGGAGAATTTCTGGAACCATTCCGGATCATTTACTGGAAATTTGTATTTTCTTGCTTTTTGCTCCACCACCACATTGGTCGAACTTTCATCCGTACGGATCGTCAACTCTCCCTGGTCAGAACGCAACTGCTTGACCAGATCATAGAAAGCGCGCCCTTGAACTCCGGCCAATCCTTCCCCATCGATACTGGCTGGGTATGATCCCATGAATTCGAGATTGGAATCCGTGGACATCACATTGATGCTTCCATTTTCGCATTGCAGCCAGATGGTACGCAGGAAAGCTGCTCCGGTTTTGGCCGGGATAATGTTGGCCGACTTCTGGAGGCCTTCGATAATTTCATCTCTGTTCACTTTCAAAAACATAAATAATATCTCCTTGATTGAGATTTATAGTCTCGGTTCCTTTGTTCCTTATTAACTTAAGTAGCTTGAATTACTTGTATTAATATGCACACTCAATGTTTGTGATACAGAACATTTGGAACCGTAAACTCCAGTTTTGCGTTATGATCATGTCATGCGACATTTTGTCTTCAACGTTTTCAACAGTTGTTTCAATTCGTAATTATCTTCCTGTAATTGATTGATTTTTTTTACCGAATACAGGACTGTCGAATGGTCTTTTCCCCCAAAAGTACGGCCAAGGGAAGGGTAGGATGTCTTGAGCATCTGGCGACAAAGGAACATTGCGACCTGACGGGCGTGGGCGATGTGCTGATGCCGTTTTGAACCGGTCATATCGCCTAGGCGGATGTTAAAATGTTCACTCACCACGCTCATAATCTTCTTCGGGGTCAGGTCATCAGTGGCTTTTTCTTCTGTGTTCGACAAGATGTGTTCAAAGTCTTTCTGCGTCAGTTCTTTTTTGACAAGCTCCTTGAAAGCAAATAATTTCAGCAGAATACCTTGAAGGTATCTGAAATCGGTGAAGCGTTGCGCCAAGGTCAGTATTTGTTCCTTGTTCAAAACGAGTCGCTTGATACGGCACTGACGCTGAATATACCCAACCCTGATTTCGAGGTCCGGTTCTTTCAAGGTGACGATCAGTCCCCATCCCAGACGGGACTGGAGAGAATCATCAAGAAAGTCATAGCTGGTAACCTTATCCCTGCATGCAAGAACCATTTGTTTTTTATTGTCATAAAAATGGTTGAATATATTAACTAATTCCTGTTGAAAATGCGGGTATTCCCGTATTTTCTGAAAATCATCAAGGAACATGAAATCATATTCGAACAAGTGGTTTCTGGCTCGGAATGGGTCTCCTCTGAACTGAATGGCATAGAGCGAATTCAGTTCATCCATGGTCCCCATGAAGATATTCGAGTAGTCATGCTTCTTGCTGATCTCATTACCCACGGATTTGATAAGGTGGGTCTTCCCCGAACCGCCAGGGCCGCAAATGATAAACGGATTGAAAAGGGAACCCGTTTGCTTTGCCACCTCTTTTGCCGAGGCTATGGGGAAATAGTTTTTTTTGTTGATCAGGAAAGTGTCAAAGATAAATTCCTGCCCAAATGGAAAATCGATGCGTTTGACGACATCGGGAGCCTGAACTCCCGTGGATCTTTCTCCCGCGCTTTTGTCCTGATAGCTGACCAGATAGCCGCTGCCGAGAAACATGTTGAGCTGGGCTTCGAATTTGTCTTGAATGTCGCTCTCGAACCATTTGGCGAAGAATGAGTGGGGGAATCCCACGATGATGCGTTTGGTTTCCTCTTCGTATTCGATATGAAGAGGGTCGAACCACCGCTTGAGGTCATCGTTGGAATTGGTCTGGAGAAGGTGTTTGCGAAGAGACTGTTTCACGCTGATTTCTTTTGCTTGAAGACGGCTTTGCAACTATCCGGATTAATTTTTATAATTTTGTCAAAATTCGTGTCTGAAAAAATCAAGAAATTCTTTCGTCCATATACATTAAAATATACTCAAAGCCAACCCTTGAAGCCCTCTTTCGAAAGGACGAAATCCGTTGATTTCAGCCCCTATTTAGTCCATGATCCCATTCCGTCAAAAACACGGAAAAAACGGCGAGAGCACGAATTGGAGGGCCTATGGCACAACATCAGGTGAACAAGACGATCAAGGAGATCAACGATCGGATCAAAAAAGGCAAGGCCGTGGTGGTCAATGCCGAGGAAATGGTCCGCATCGTAAAGAAGGAAGGCAAGGTCAAGGCGGCACAGGAAGTGGATGTCGTCACCACCGGAACCTTCTCTCCTATGTGTTCGTCAGGACTGCTGCTCAATATAGGACAGCAGCCACCGGTAATGAAAGTTTCGAAGATGTGGTTGAATAATGTGCCCTGCTACTCCGGCATTGCTGCTGTGGATGCGTATTTGGGGTGCACAGAGGCTTCGGAGGATGATCCCCTTAACAAGGTCCATCCGGGACGCTTTGCGTACGGTGGAGCTCACGTTATGGAAGATCTGCTTCGTGGCAAGGCCGTTCATCTTCGTGGGGAAGGGTACGGCACTGATTGCTATCCGCGTCGAGAGATAGACAAGGATATCACGCTGGCCGATCTTCCCAATGCCGTCATGCTCAATCCTCGTAACTGCTATCAGAATTACAATTGCGCGGTGAATCTGACCAGCCGGACCATTTACACATATATGGGACCGCTTAAGTCCAACTGCTCCAATGCGAATTTTGCGACGGCAGGGCAGCTTTCTCCCTTGTTTAATGACCCCTATCTCAAAACCATCGGTATGGGCACCAGGATATTTCTCGGCGGCGGTATCGGGTACGTCATTGGTGAAGGCACCCAGCATGTTCAGAAGCCTCAGCGTAATGAGCGGGGTATCCCGGAAAATCCGTCCGGAACACTGATGCTGAAGGGGGATTTCAAGAAAATGGATGCTCGGTATGTTCGCGCCCAATCCCTGCTCGGCTATGGCGTTTCCCTGGCTCTTGGTGTCGGAATTCCCATTCCTATGCTCAATGAGGAGATGGCATGGTTCACTGGCGCATCAGATGCGGATATCACTATGCCTATCAAGGATTACGGCTATGATTATCCCAATGGGATTCCACGGGAACTCGGCCGTGTAACTTTCGAGGAACTGCGCAGCGGGGAAATCGAGGTCAATGGTAAAAAGACATCGACTGTCCCTCTGACGAGTTATTCCATGTCCTTGGAGGTGGCTGATAAACTCAAGCAGTGGATTGAGAATGGTGATTTCTTGCTGAGTGAAAAAGTAGATGATATTCCAAGCTTTTAAGCTGTGAACTAAATATAAAAAAGAAAGCCTGTCGGATATCCGACAGGCTTTCTTTTTTATATTGTATTAGGAGAATGTCTTCATTGTGTGTTTTGTTGTCCTTCTGTTTTTTTCTTGTTTCGAGAGTACTGTGCATGTTTTCGAATAGAGCGCATACTTGTTTTTCCATGGTCTGTGTCAACCAGCTTCGGAGGTAGTCAGGCCCATGATCTTATTCATGCCCCGCAGAAGGTAAATCTGTATTTTGAGCACCTGTTTTTGGATGAGTGAACCGTGTGTCGATTTGACATCAAGGTGTGTTATTTTGAGTTTATTGGAGAGAGGGACGGGTATAGCTCTTATTCCCTGTGTCCAGGCTGTATTGAGATGCAGCAGCACCATGTAGAGATCTTTTTCACGTATCCTCTTGGGTTCGCCAAGGGTATTGACCGAACTTGTGTCAAAGAGCTCCGAGCGATTGAAGTAGCGGTTGGTAATCCACGAATTTCCTTTTTCCCAGTATTTTATGAAGTCTGTCCGCTCCTGGACGGTGAGCAGTTTTTTCCTTGGTTAAAAAGTGACTGT comes from the Pseudodesulfovibrio piezophilus C1TLV30 genome and includes:
- the gyrA gene encoding DNA gyrase subunit A, with protein sequence MIKDTITIESELKKSYLEYSLSVIIGRAIPDVRDGLKPVHRRILFAMHDLGNYHNRAYKKSARVVGDVIGKYHPHGDSAVYDALVRMAQDFSMRDMLVDGQGNFGSIDGDAAAAMRYTEVRMARLCSEFLGDIEKQTVDFRPNYDNTMQEPSVLPTKVPNLLLNGTTGIAVGMATNIPPHNLGELIDGTVHLLDNPGCTVESMMEHVKGPDFPTGGMVYGGQGLYDAYTTGRGSIKIRGVVEVEEAKKGRKESIVIKEIPFALNKSSLVEKIAALVHEKKIDGIADLRDESDRNGIRIVMDLKRGAIADIIINSLYKFTPLETSFGINMMAVVGKRPMLLNLKEVLSYFLDHRREVIIRRTKFDLDKCEKRVHILEGLRIALDNIDEVVKLIRASGSPDEARVSLMERFELSEIQAKAILDMRLQKLTGLEQDKLLEELTELMKKIEYFKSILENEDVLKGVIRDELVEIKENYATPRKSELLMANPDTIDIEDLIPDEETVITLSNRGYIKRTPLSNYTAQRRGGKGISGVQTGDGDFIHTFMLTTNHQHLVLFTNQGKMFKIKVHQVPEGSRYAKGGHVNNLLPLDKDEFIATALSLREFDDDRFFLFVTRKGMIKRSSIGLYGNCRATGIKAVNLREGDELMMVREIEPDVDCILATREGSAIRFNINDARPLGRATAGVKGVALRGDDEVVSCVVTGDPERDQLLTVSEGGFGKRTGIDQYRQQSRGGKGILNMRLTNKTGKVIGARMVNESDDVILLTTANKIIRMSVGEISQTRGRATQGVRLVRMDSKNKVAGFDLVMDDEDELKDNS
- the gyrB gene encoding DNA topoisomerase (ATP-hydrolyzing) subunit B, which produces MSDNSYSAESITVLEGLEAVRKRPAMYIGSTDIRGLHHLVYEVIDNSIDEAMAGFCDKIKVTLHMDNSCTVTDNGRGIPVDIHSKEGVPAVQLAMTTLHAGGKFDSDTYKVSGGLHGVGVSCVNALSEFMETTIKRNDTVYRMKFERGKVVGELEEVGTADSTGTSQRFRPDEEIFEVNQFDYDVLRKRFKELAYLNSGLEIEFKDERNPEAEAERFKFDGGIKQYVKDINTNQNTIGEIVYGEGESENMVVEFALQYTSSYKENTYTFANNIRTIEGGTHLAGYKTALTRAINAYVQNGDLPKKLIKKLTGDDVREGLTSVISVKLPEPQFEGQTKTKLGNSEAAGLVSGVIYEKLNTFFEENPKEARFIIEKVVDAARAREAARKARDLVRRKGALSDNSLPGKLADCQSKKPEDSEIFIVEGDSAGGSAKQGRDPKHQAILPLRGKILNVEKTRMDKMLGNKEIRAMITALGIGIGQDEEEKDYEKLRYHKVVIMTDADVDGSHIRTLLLTFFFRQYEELINRGNLYIAQPPLYRAHRGKFEKFIKDDIELDDFLMEKVSTDVTIKTEAGKVFVGEELMEIMEKIRFMRGRFNEAETAGIEIGLYQALMNYPERIAFSHFEDHDPEKFKESFLEAGYKVIIDVEHDYELDKDRTYITFENSNGHRIRLAMEFFYSKLYKRGYTTFNELKETCGGFDFALQFKDSERPVKGIFSLYDTVIEEAQRGWQIQRYKGLGEMNPDQLWETTMHPEKRTMLQVNIEDAAAANDIFTDLMGDNVEPRRLFIEKNALAVQELDI
- the dnaN gene encoding DNA polymerase III subunit beta, whose translation is MFLKVNRDEIIEGLQKSANIIPAKTGAAFLRTIWLQCENGSINVMSTDSNLEFMGSYPASIDGEGLAGVQGRAFYDLVKQLRSDQGELTIRTDESSTNVVVEQKARKYKFPVNDPEWFQKFSTFPEKGTVFWSGDFLHEIIDKISFCISDEDSMEAIACIYLVPREIMGVKKVEVCGLNGHQFAMFNFVNDDIYSMLPEEGVLIQKKYLSELKKWLTADEIELAISDKRLFFRTGDQRETFTLPLSYYQYPNYQNFLAKLNDDDVSTLEVNRHEMVDALSRVALFNTDSNRCAYFKFDGSEVLVSAQGQETGTAQESIDATFSGDMKRIAFPTRNLIDILNHFNSDTVKFTLTGTEAPCGVSGVDDRDYNVIVMPMMIQEETYYTEENA
- a CDS encoding homocysteine biosynthesis protein, which translates into the protein MAQHQVNKTIKEINDRIKKGKAVVVNAEEMVRIVKKEGKVKAAQEVDVVTTGTFSPMCSSGLLLNIGQQPPVMKVSKMWLNNVPCYSGIAAVDAYLGCTEASEDDPLNKVHPGRFAYGGAHVMEDLLRGKAVHLRGEGYGTDCYPRREIDKDITLADLPNAVMLNPRNCYQNYNCAVNLTSRTIYTYMGPLKSNCSNANFATAGQLSPLFNDPYLKTIGMGTRIFLGGGIGYVIGEGTQHVQKPQRNERGIPENPSGTLMLKGDFKKMDARYVRAQSLLGYGVSLALGVGIPIPMLNEEMAWFTGASDADITMPIKDYGYDYPNGIPRELGRVTFEELRSGEIEVNGKKTSTVPLTSYSMSLEVADKLKQWIENGDFLLSEKVDDIPSF
- a CDS encoding DnaA ATPase domain-containing protein, which produces MKQSLRKHLLQTNSNDDLKRWFDPLHIEYEEETKRIIVGFPHSFFAKWFESDIQDKFEAQLNMFLGSGYLVSYQDKSAGERSTGVQAPDVVKRIDFPFGQEFIFDTFLINKKNYFPIASAKEVAKQTGSLFNPFIICGPGGSGKTHLIKSVGNEISKKHDYSNIFMGTMDELNSLYAIQFRGDPFRARNHLFEYDFMFLDDFQKIREYPHFQQELVNIFNHFYDNKKQMVLACRDKVTSYDFLDDSLQSRLGWGLIVTLKEPDLEIRVGYIQRQCRIKRLVLNKEQILTLAQRFTDFRYLQGILLKLFAFKELVKKELTQKDFEHILSNTEEKATDDLTPKKIMSVVSEHFNIRLGDMTGSKRHQHIAHARQVAMFLCRQMLKTSYPSLGRTFGGKDHSTVLYSVKKINQLQEDNYELKQLLKTLKTKCRMT